In the Polyangiaceae bacterium genome, one interval contains:
- a CDS encoding undecaprenyl-diphosphate phosphatase, with the protein MDSGLGHAALLGLLQGLTEFLPVSSSGHLALAGMVFDLKEGGLTLNVMLHAGTLLATFLVLRRRVVPALVDGTRGLANPRRMRETEGGRDALVVLVASLPTAIIGLLARDAVERFTSSPLVVGLGFLMTTALLVSTRWLRPGSVESPSLPVALLLGVVQGIAVLPGVSRSGSTIAMALWLKVRPDRAFDLSMLMSLPVVLGAVLLEGRHLSTESSGVSLALVGASVSFVVGILALLLLRTLVVRGHFSLFALWVFPLALATLAMSKSWPARVEPQQSVTVVDEARSRRAAPPPRAFG; encoded by the coding sequence ATGGACTCTGGACTAGGCCACGCTGCGCTCCTCGGGCTGCTTCAAGGCCTCACGGAGTTCCTCCCCGTATCGAGCTCCGGGCATTTGGCGTTGGCCGGCATGGTCTTCGATCTGAAGGAAGGCGGACTCACCCTGAACGTCATGCTGCACGCAGGAACGCTGCTCGCGACGTTCCTGGTGTTGCGGCGTCGCGTGGTCCCGGCGCTGGTCGACGGAACGCGTGGTCTCGCCAACCCACGGCGCATGCGCGAGACCGAGGGAGGGCGCGATGCGCTGGTGGTGCTCGTGGCGTCGCTGCCCACCGCGATCATCGGCCTGTTGGCACGAGACGCCGTTGAGCGTTTCACTTCCTCGCCCCTTGTCGTGGGATTGGGATTCTTGATGACGACGGCGCTTCTAGTCAGCACCCGCTGGTTGCGTCCTGGTTCCGTCGAGTCTCCCAGCCTGCCCGTGGCTCTTCTGCTCGGCGTCGTGCAAGGCATTGCCGTCCTGCCTGGGGTGTCACGCAGCGGTTCCACCATCGCGATGGCGCTGTGGCTCAAGGTTCGCCCGGACCGGGCCTTCGACCTCTCGATGCTGATGTCCCTGCCCGTGGTGCTCGGCGCCGTCTTGCTCGAGGGGCGGCACTTGAGCACCGAATCTTCGGGCGTCAGTCTGGCCCTGGTCGGCGCCAGCGTGTCCTTCGTCGTGGGCATCTTGGCGCTGCTCCTGCTCCGCACCCTGGTCGTGCGCGGACACTTCTCGCTGTTTGCCCTGTGGGTATTCCCCCTGGCTCTGGCCACGCTCGCCATGAGCAAGTCCTGGCCCGCCCGGGTCGAGCCTCAGCAAAGCGTGACCGTGGTCGACGAGGCTCGCTCCCGCCGCGCTGCGCCGCCGCCTCGCGCTTTCGGTTGA
- a CDS encoding DUF4388 domain-containing protein, whose amino-acid sequence MKRAVPNVRLAERLLAEGQITRAQCTAAVSFAQHNGERIEEALLETSALDEPALLKYLAAHYQTRFVSTEKLSNAKIDKFTLGKIPQKLAEMHGVFPVLWEPKTGVISIVTADPDNAPAIQDVQLASNAKDVRVFVGRPKAVRAAIAKSYAGDTRAFAMLERAVAPDLLDLFDRELFETGGFVHEKKKAAEAQPREAPETLAGPGVTLPDVLGEPFRESLNVLITLVESTRAELRGHSAHVARLMRQVAERMGLSERDKAAAIVAGYLHDLGKMGAYHLTALNVSEYEAHRSAAEKMVTAPLRMMEAVGLPQEVLRAIEHMYERYDGKGLPEQQGGKEISVIARLLAVTDTYADLTQNPRNPYRKILQPVQACQVLARYRGTIFDPNLVDVFRMMVTGDDLKARLLATRRRVLLLDPDPEETTVLELRLMEQGFEVKAAREPSQAAALLEGGEVELVVSEMELEPEDGIAFLKRARQAEWGKSVPWVFLTGRAGGGDAQRAFAAGAADYVTKPYSADLLVTKLKQILERESAAQGGRGVSGSLTEMSLPDMVQVLFHGKKSGALKIRSAGRSGEIHFVSGDIFDALWEEVSGAEAFYAMLRLREGDFALDPNFVAPQRVINDSPDGLLLEGMRRLDEGL is encoded by the coding sequence TTGAAACGAGCAGTCCCCAACGTGCGCCTCGCCGAGCGCCTCTTGGCCGAGGGGCAGATCACCCGCGCGCAGTGTACGGCGGCGGTGTCCTTCGCGCAGCACAATGGCGAGCGCATCGAGGAAGCATTGCTCGAGACCAGTGCCCTGGATGAGCCGGCGTTGCTCAAGTACCTCGCCGCCCACTACCAGACCCGCTTCGTGTCGACGGAGAAGCTCAGCAACGCCAAGATCGACAAGTTCACCCTGGGAAAGATCCCCCAGAAGCTGGCTGAGATGCACGGCGTGTTTCCCGTGCTGTGGGAACCGAAGACTGGTGTGATCTCCATCGTCACCGCGGACCCGGACAACGCTCCGGCGATTCAGGACGTGCAGCTCGCCTCGAACGCAAAGGACGTACGCGTGTTCGTCGGTCGTCCCAAAGCGGTGCGAGCAGCGATCGCCAAGAGCTACGCGGGTGACACGCGCGCCTTCGCGATGCTCGAACGGGCGGTAGCGCCCGACCTGCTGGACCTGTTCGACCGGGAGTTGTTCGAGACCGGCGGTTTCGTTCACGAAAAGAAGAAGGCCGCGGAAGCCCAGCCGCGGGAGGCACCGGAGACGCTGGCGGGGCCCGGAGTCACCTTGCCCGACGTGCTGGGCGAACCCTTTCGCGAGAGTCTGAACGTGCTCATCACCCTGGTGGAAAGCACGCGCGCCGAGCTGCGCGGACACTCGGCCCACGTGGCGCGCCTGATGCGTCAGGTCGCTGAGCGCATGGGTCTCTCCGAACGCGACAAGGCGGCCGCCATCGTGGCCGGGTACCTGCACGACTTGGGCAAGATGGGCGCCTACCACCTGACGGCACTCAACGTGTCCGAGTACGAAGCCCACCGCAGCGCTGCGGAGAAGATGGTCACCGCTCCCCTGCGCATGATGGAGGCCGTGGGTCTGCCCCAAGAGGTGTTGCGCGCCATCGAGCACATGTACGAGCGCTATGACGGCAAAGGGTTGCCCGAACAGCAGGGGGGCAAGGAGATCTCGGTGATTGCTCGGCTGCTCGCCGTCACCGACACCTACGCCGACCTCACTCAGAATCCACGCAACCCTTATCGCAAGATCTTGCAGCCCGTGCAGGCGTGCCAAGTGCTGGCGCGCTATCGAGGAACGATCTTCGACCCGAATCTGGTGGACGTGTTCCGCATGATGGTCACGGGTGACGACCTGAAGGCGCGACTGCTCGCCACGCGCCGGCGCGTACTGTTGCTGGATCCCGACCCCGAGGAGACCACGGTCTTGGAGCTGCGCTTGATGGAGCAAGGCTTCGAGGTCAAAGCTGCGCGCGAACCGTCTCAAGCGGCTGCGCTGCTCGAAGGCGGTGAAGTGGAGTTGGTCGTGAGCGAGATGGAACTCGAGCCCGAAGATGGCATTGCGTTCCTGAAGCGTGCGCGCCAGGCCGAGTGGGGCAAGAGCGTTCCCTGGGTCTTCTTGACGGGTCGAGCCGGCGGCGGAGATGCGCAGCGTGCCTTTGCTGCGGGAGCGGCGGACTACGTGACCAAGCCTTACAGCGCCGATCTGCTCGTCACCAAGCTCAAGCAGATTCTCGAACGCGAGTCTGCCGCGCAGGGCGGGCGCGGTGTCAGTGGCTCGTTGACGGAAATGAGCCTGCCCGACATGGTTCAAGTGTTGTTCCACGGCAAGAAGAGCGGAGCCTTGAAGATCCGCTCCGCGGGTCGCTCGGGCGAGATCCACTTCGTCTCGGGAGACATCTTCGATGCCCTGTGGGAGGAGGTGAGTGGGGCAGAGGCGTTCTACGCCATGCTGCGCCTTCGCGAGGGGGATTTCGCCTTGGATCCCAACTTCGTGGCGCCACAACGTGTGATCAACGATTCTCCCGACGGTTTGCTGCTCGAAGGCATGCGGCGTTTGGACGAGGGTCTGTGA
- the argC gene encoding N-acetyl-gamma-glutamyl-phosphate reductase, producing MDKRVGIVGVTGYTGAELVRLLHAHPRLSLQYVAARETKGKRLSEVLPAVRGVSGIADLVIEGFEPESAATLAERLDVVFTALPHGASARAVAALHEAGTTVADLSADFRLKNASVYEQWYGEHPVPALLAKAVYGQPEWHGEELVDARLIAVPGCYPTSAILAIAPLLERGLVEPTRILVDSKSGVSGAGKAPTASTHFPEAAEGIRPYKVAGSHRHTPEIEQELSRAAGQDIQITFTPHLVPMSRGILTTAYLSPRPGTTAEACREAARDRYGAGLVSVLAANTLPDTLFVRGSARAHLAYELDERTNTLLAMSAIDNLARGAAAQALQALNVALGWPAALGLPEIAMFP from the coding sequence ATGGACAAGCGCGTTGGAATCGTTGGCGTCACCGGATACACGGGGGCAGAGCTGGTGCGCTTGCTGCACGCCCATCCCCGGCTCAGCCTGCAGTACGTCGCCGCCCGCGAGACGAAGGGAAAGCGGCTCAGCGAAGTACTCCCGGCCGTGCGCGGCGTCAGCGGCATCGCAGATCTCGTGATCGAGGGTTTCGAGCCGGAGTCCGCCGCGACCCTCGCTGAACGCTTGGACGTGGTGTTCACGGCGCTGCCCCATGGGGCGAGCGCGCGTGCCGTAGCTGCGCTGCATGAAGCGGGCACGACCGTCGCAGATCTGTCCGCGGACTTCCGCTTGAAGAACGCGTCCGTCTACGAGCAGTGGTACGGCGAGCATCCTGTCCCCGCGCTACTCGCCAAGGCCGTGTATGGCCAACCCGAGTGGCATGGCGAGGAACTCGTCGATGCGCGACTCATCGCCGTGCCGGGCTGCTACCCGACCAGTGCCATCCTCGCCATCGCGCCACTGCTGGAGCGCGGCCTCGTGGAGCCAACGCGGATCCTGGTGGACTCCAAGAGCGGCGTATCCGGCGCGGGCAAGGCGCCCACGGCGTCCACCCACTTTCCCGAGGCGGCCGAGGGCATTCGCCCCTACAAAGTGGCGGGCAGCCACCGCCACACGCCGGAGATCGAACAAGAGCTGTCGCGTGCCGCGGGCCAGGACATCCAGATCACCTTCACGCCGCACCTGGTGCCCATGAGTCGCGGCATTCTCACCACCGCCTACCTCTCGCCGCGCCCGGGCACCACGGCGGAAGCGTGCCGCGAGGCAGCGCGCGATCGCTACGGCGCCGGTCTCGTCAGCGTGCTCGCGGCGAATACGTTGCCCGACACGCTGTTCGTGCGCGGCTCCGCCCGCGCACACCTTGCCTACGAACTGGACGAACGCACGAACACGCTGCTGGCCATGTCGGCGATCGACAACCTGGCGCGAGGCGCCGCCGCCCAAGCGCTGCAAGCACTCAACGTCGCCCTGGGCTGGCCCGCCGCGCTAGGGTTGCCCGAGATCGCCATGTTTCCCTGA
- the rplM gene encoding 50S ribosomal protein L13: protein MRTFSEKPARAQETRKWWVIDAKDQPLGRLASRVASLLSGKHKPTYTPHVDTGDFVIVINATQVKLTGDKANTKTYYKHSGYMGGLHAKRFAEVRTEKPNLPIEKAVKGMLPKSVLGRHMLEKLKVYGGADHPHAAQKPEAMSL from the coding sequence ATGCGGACGTTCAGCGAAAAGCCTGCCCGGGCGCAGGAAACTCGCAAGTGGTGGGTCATCGACGCCAAGGATCAGCCTTTGGGCCGACTGGCGAGCCGAGTGGCCTCGCTGCTATCGGGCAAGCACAAGCCGACCTACACACCTCACGTGGATACCGGCGACTTCGTCATCGTGATCAACGCCACCCAGGTGAAGCTCACGGGCGACAAGGCCAACACGAAGACCTACTACAAGCACAGCGGCTACATGGGCGGCCTGCACGCGAAGCGATTCGCCGAGGTGCGCACCGAGAAGCCGAACCTGCCCATCGAAAAGGCCGTGAAGGGCATGCTGCCCAAGAGCGTGCTCGGGCGACACATGTTGGAGAAGTTGAAGGTGTACGGCGGGGCGGATCATCCGCATGCCGCTCAGAAGCCCGAGGCGATGTCTCTCTGA
- a CDS encoding 3D domain-containing protein yields the protein MARALVLLCFLTLACGSSAATEPRAGSDASADAAGGGGGVLDAALESAAGSGGSGGSAGNDAALAPGPALGSFQLTYYWVASEDEHPGTKNVSLYDPACKVLAVVSSGFADAITLEGTGRLSDGRLLNYDGPCACPMTPCFFEADAAHPWGYGVQSRALVPFRSIAVDTSVITIGTRVYVAELDGVTMPGTSDYGAFVHDGCVQADDVGGGIQGMHIDFFAGLKAHYQALDGQLGLTSVTLHAGGARCP from the coding sequence ATGGCTCGGGCCCTCGTGTTGCTCTGCTTCTTGACGCTCGCTTGCGGTTCTTCGGCGGCGACGGAGCCGCGCGCGGGCTCGGACGCTAGCGCGGACGCTGCTGGGGGAGGGGGCGGCGTCCTCGACGCTGCCCTCGAGTCGGCAGCGGGCTCGGGAGGAAGCGGCGGCAGCGCGGGCAACGACGCAGCGCTCGCCCCAGGTCCGGCTCTTGGTTCCTTTCAACTCACTTACTACTGGGTGGCGAGCGAAGACGAGCATCCGGGCACCAAGAACGTGTCCCTCTATGATCCCGCCTGCAAGGTGCTCGCCGTCGTCAGTTCCGGTTTTGCCGATGCGATCACCCTCGAAGGCACGGGACGCCTCTCGGATGGGCGCTTGCTCAACTACGACGGCCCCTGCGCGTGTCCCATGACGCCGTGCTTTTTCGAGGCCGATGCCGCGCATCCTTGGGGCTACGGCGTGCAGAGCCGCGCGTTGGTTCCCTTCCGCTCCATCGCCGTGGACACCAGCGTGATCACCATCGGCACGCGCGTCTACGTTGCCGAGCTGGACGGCGTCACCATGCCCGGCACCAGTGACTACGGCGCGTTCGTGCACGACGGCTGCGTCCAGGCCGATGACGTCGGGGGCGGCATTCAAGGCATGCACATCGACTTTTTCGCGGGCTTGAAGGCCCACTACCAAGCCCTCGACGGCCAGCTGGGCCTCACCTCCGTCACCCTGCACGCCGGCGGCGCCCGCTGCCCGTGA
- the uvrB gene encoding excinuclease ABC subunit UvrB, protein MPRPFKLRSEFSPKGDQPKAIEALVRGLHAGERYQTLLGITGSGKTFTIANVIQELQVPTLIMAPNKTLAAQLYGEMRDLFPDNACHYFVSYYDYYQPEAYIPNTDTFIEKDAIINDQIDRMRHAATQALLSRSDVIIVASVSCIYGIGSAETYEGLLIEITKGEELRRDHLLRRLVDIQYERNDTDFHRGTFRVRGDVVEIFPVYEDKTAIRVEFFGDEVDAISEVDPVRGRVLSELDKYSVYPGSHYVTPRQQLQRAIDAIRIELKERIEYYDTEVRFLEKQRIEQRTSYDLEMLEQMGFVQGIENYSRHLSGRQPGEPPPTLIDYFPDDFLLIMDESHQTVPQVGAMYRGDRSRKETLVDFGFRLPSALDNRPLKFEEFEKYMRRTVFVSATPGDYELQHCEGVVVEQLIRPTGLLDPEIEVRPVSGQVDDLLGEIRKRVDKDERVLVTTLTKRMAEDLTEYYAELGVRVRYLHSDVDTLERMDLLRDLRAGEYDVLVGINLLREGLDLPEVSLVAILDADKEGFLRSPRSLIQTIGRAARNVEGRVLMYADRITDAMKYAIDETNRRRKLQGEYNATHDITPQTVRRAILDLNPASGTSDYYAVPRGTAAKRAASPVAKDDVNERAEQIEALRQQMFAAAENLEFETAARLRDELRKLQGDGPASGPQISRPSSRPPGRKPGRPKRRR, encoded by the coding sequence ATGCCCCGGCCCTTCAAGCTGCGCAGCGAGTTCTCGCCCAAGGGCGACCAGCCCAAGGCCATCGAGGCCCTGGTGCGCGGCCTGCATGCCGGCGAGCGCTACCAGACCCTGCTCGGCATTACCGGCAGCGGCAAGACCTTCACCATCGCCAACGTGATCCAAGAGCTGCAGGTGCCGACCTTGATCATGGCGCCCAACAAGACCCTGGCGGCCCAGCTCTACGGGGAGATGCGCGACCTCTTCCCCGACAACGCCTGCCACTACTTCGTCAGCTACTACGACTACTACCAACCCGAAGCCTACATTCCCAACACCGACACCTTCATCGAGAAGGACGCGATCATCAACGACCAGATCGATCGCATGCGCCACGCGGCGACCCAGGCGCTACTGTCGCGATCGGACGTGATCATCGTCGCTAGCGTGAGCTGCATCTACGGCATCGGCTCCGCCGAGACCTACGAAGGGCTGTTGATCGAGATCACCAAGGGCGAGGAACTGCGGCGAGATCACCTGCTGCGCCGGTTGGTGGACATTCAGTACGAGCGCAACGATACGGACTTCCACCGCGGCACCTTCCGGGTGCGAGGGGACGTCGTGGAGATCTTCCCAGTCTACGAGGACAAGACGGCGATTCGCGTCGAGTTCTTTGGCGACGAGGTGGACGCCATCTCCGAGGTCGACCCCGTGCGCGGCCGCGTCCTCTCGGAGCTGGACAAGTACTCCGTCTATCCCGGCTCCCACTACGTGACGCCGCGCCAGCAGCTGCAGCGCGCCATCGACGCCATTCGCATCGAGCTGAAGGAGCGCATCGAGTACTACGACACGGAAGTGCGTTTCCTGGAGAAGCAGCGCATCGAGCAACGTACCTCCTACGATCTGGAGATGCTGGAGCAGATGGGCTTCGTACAAGGCATCGAGAACTACTCGCGTCACCTGTCGGGACGACAGCCCGGGGAGCCGCCTCCCACGCTGATCGACTACTTTCCCGACGATTTTCTGCTGATCATGGACGAGTCGCACCAGACCGTGCCGCAGGTGGGCGCGATGTATCGCGGCGACCGCTCGCGCAAAGAAACGCTGGTGGATTTCGGCTTTCGCTTGCCCAGTGCGCTGGACAATCGCCCTCTGAAGTTCGAGGAGTTCGAGAAGTACATGCGCCGGACGGTGTTCGTGTCGGCGACGCCGGGCGATTACGAGCTGCAGCACTGCGAGGGCGTCGTAGTGGAGCAGCTGATCCGCCCGACGGGACTTTTGGATCCGGAGATCGAAGTGAGGCCTGTCTCCGGACAGGTGGACGATCTGCTGGGCGAAATCCGCAAGCGGGTCGACAAAGACGAGCGCGTCTTGGTGACGACGCTGACCAAACGCATGGCGGAGGACCTCACCGAGTACTACGCCGAACTCGGTGTGCGCGTGCGCTACCTGCACTCGGACGTGGACACGCTGGAGCGCATGGATTTGCTGCGCGATTTGCGCGCTGGCGAGTACGACGTGCTCGTGGGCATCAACCTGCTGCGCGAGGGGCTGGATCTGCCTGAGGTCAGTCTGGTGGCGATCTTGGATGCAGACAAGGAAGGCTTCTTGCGCAGCCCGCGCTCGCTGATCCAAACCATTGGTCGCGCCGCCCGCAACGTCGAAGGCCGCGTGCTGATGTACGCCGATCGCATCACGGATGCGATGAAGTATGCCATCGACGAGACGAATCGACGGCGGAAGCTGCAAGGTGAATACAACGCCACCCACGACATCACGCCGCAGACCGTGCGGCGCGCAATCTTGGACCTCAACCCCGCCAGCGGCACCAGCGACTACTACGCGGTGCCGCGCGGGACGGCGGCCAAACGCGCGGCGTCGCCCGTGGCGAAAGACGACGTCAACGAACGCGCTGAGCAGATCGAAGCGCTGCGCCAGCAAATGTTCGCCGCTGCGGAGAACCTCGAGTTCGAGACCGCCGCGCGCCTTCGTGACGAGCTACGCAAGCTTCAGGGCGACGGCCCCGCCAGCGGACCTCAGATCTCTCGTCCGTCGAGCCGCCCACCTGGCCGCAAGCCGGGTCGCCCGAAACGACGACGTTAG
- a CDS encoding mannose-1-phosphate guanylyltransferase, which yields MSDSHVFAVILAGGSGTRFWPASRSQRPKQLLAIGPSPNSLIAETVRRIARLSPPERVLIATGQRLLESTRAALPQLPASSFLGEPMAKNTAPCIGWAAAIAHRRDPEAVVMVLPSDQYVGDEAAFVAALEAALTSARDGVITTIGVRPERPETGYGYIEVGADVAPGVAEVARFVEKPDLPTATQYVQSGRYVWNSGMFFFRAADMLAALRRHAPEIATGLDDIEQAALQGEAQEQKATTKAFAAFPSISIDYAVMEHAERLHVVSASFGWSDLGSWQSAWELSSKDAADNVAEPNTILVDTRGNIVRTLGNAAGKVVALVGVNDLVVVDTGDALLVMPRSRSQDVRAVVDALKARGRPDLL from the coding sequence ATGAGCGACTCGCACGTGTTTGCCGTGATCCTGGCCGGAGGAAGCGGCACCCGGTTTTGGCCCGCTTCGCGCAGCCAGCGCCCCAAGCAGTTGCTTGCCATCGGACCATCCCCCAACAGCTTGATCGCTGAAACCGTGCGACGCATCGCCAGGCTCAGTCCCCCCGAGCGCGTGCTGATCGCGACGGGGCAGCGACTGTTGGAGAGCACGCGCGCTGCGCTGCCGCAATTGCCGGCGTCGTCCTTCCTGGGCGAGCCCATGGCCAAGAACACCGCGCCGTGTATTGGCTGGGCAGCCGCCATCGCGCATCGGCGCGATCCCGAGGCGGTGGTCATGGTGCTGCCGAGCGACCAGTACGTCGGCGACGAAGCGGCGTTCGTCGCTGCCCTGGAAGCTGCCCTCACCTCTGCTCGCGACGGCGTGATCACCACCATTGGCGTACGTCCCGAACGCCCCGAGACCGGCTACGGCTACATCGAAGTGGGCGCGGACGTCGCCCCGGGTGTCGCTGAGGTCGCACGCTTCGTGGAAAAGCCGGATCTGCCAACCGCCACCCAGTACGTGCAGAGCGGCCGCTACGTGTGGAACAGCGGCATGTTCTTCTTCCGCGCGGCAGACATGCTCGCGGCGTTGCGCCGCCACGCTCCGGAGATCGCGACGGGCCTCGACGACATCGAGCAAGCTGCGCTGCAAGGTGAGGCCCAGGAGCAAAAGGCGACGACCAAGGCCTTCGCCGCCTTCCCATCGATCAGCATCGACTACGCGGTGATGGAGCACGCAGAACGACTGCACGTCGTGTCGGCCAGCTTCGGTTGGAGTGACTTGGGCAGCTGGCAGAGCGCGTGGGAGCTGTCCAGCAAGGACGCCGCCGACAACGTTGCGGAGCCCAACACCATTCTCGTCGACACACGCGGCAACATCGTTCGCACCCTTGGCAACGCCGCGGGCAAGGTAGTGGCCCTCGTTGGCGTGAACGACCTGGTCGTCGTGGACACCGGCGATGCGCTGCTGGTGATGCCGCGGTCACGCTCCCAAGACGTGCGCGCCGTGGTGGACGCGCTGAAGGCCCGGGGAAGACCAGACCTCCTCTAG
- the rpsI gene encoding 30S ribosomal protein S9, with translation MTDTAFTYATGKRKTAVARVWLAPGSGAITVNGVDADNYFERMTTRMIARQSLELLELTDKYDVKATVAGGGHSAQAEALRNGVAKALSAEDPERRRALKRAGYLTRDARKKERKKYGQPGARKRFQYSKR, from the coding sequence ATGACAGACACTGCATTCACCTACGCCACTGGCAAGCGCAAGACCGCGGTCGCGCGCGTCTGGCTCGCTCCCGGGAGCGGCGCCATCACCGTGAACGGCGTCGACGCCGACAACTACTTCGAGCGCATGACCACGCGTATGATCGCGCGCCAGTCCTTGGAGTTGCTGGAGCTGACGGACAAGTACGACGTCAAGGCGACCGTCGCTGGCGGCGGCCACAGCGCCCAGGCCGAGGCCTTGCGCAACGGCGTGGCCAAAGCGCTGTCCGCGGAGGATCCCGAGCGCCGTCGCGCCCTCAAGCGTGCGGGCTACTTGACCCGCGACGCCCGCAAGAAGGAGCGCAAGAAGTACGGCCAGCCCGGTGCCCGCAAGCGCTTCCAGTACAGCAAGCGCTAG